The Apium graveolens cultivar Ventura chromosome 3, ASM990537v1, whole genome shotgun sequence sequence ACTTTTGAGTTAAGTCAGATAGACAGGAAGAACAATAGTCGGGCAGATGCCCTATCCAGGATAGCTTCGGCCGAGACGCAGAGTCTAACTGGTTCTATCTATCTCACCGAATCCAAGACACCTTCGATTGAAAGAAAGGACTGACTTAAAGTACACCAAGGCGCCGATTGGATGACCCCTATTTAAAATTTTCTGGAAAAATGAGTCATCCTCTTAAACCGAAGGGAGGCACTAAAAGTAAAGTATAGGGCATCAAGCTACAATATGGTTAGTGGAAGGATGTATCGTCACTCGGTGAGTCAGCCCCTCTTAAGGTGTTTAAATCCCGAAGAGCAAAATAAGGCTTTGGAGACGGTACACGAAGGGATTTGCGGGAATATCTAGCTGGTTGATCACTTTCCTTTAATATTCTTCGGCAATGGTTATTATGGCCGACTTTGCGAGCCGATGCGAGCGAATATACAAAGAAGTGTAAATAGTGTCAATTATTCGCTACAGTAGCAAAGCAGCCCTAGAGGAAATAGCCTCGGTTCTAATCCAATACCCTTCGCCATGTGGGTCGTAGATATTATCAACATCCTTACCACCATCACAAGACAGGTGAAATGCTGCATAATCACCATCAACTACATGACCAAATGGGTCGAAGGCCCAGCCATTGTTCGCCATAACTGAAGAAACGACCAAGAAATTCTTCCTTGAGAAAATTATATTAAGGTTCAGAATTCCGAAGGTATGTGTATCAGACAATGGAACTCAGTTCGTCGGAAAAAGTTCTGAAATTTTCTACATCACTTCATAGTTCAACAGAAGTTTAGTTCAGTCGCACATCCACAAGGAAATGGGGCGATTGAAGTGGCAAACAAGATAATCTTTCAAGGGATTAAGAAGAGATTGGGTGAAGCTAAAGGAAGATGGATCGAGGAGCTGCCCTGGGATTTATAGGCTTACCGAAAAACTCCCAGATCATCGATCGGGGAAACTCCTTTAGGCTGGCATATGGAATAGATGCCCTTGTTCCGGTCGAAGTGGGATTAGAGTCATATCCAACAAAAGTTTACAATGTGGAGGTCAACGACTTTGGAACAAGGGCAAACGTAGATTTTTTAGAAGAAGAAAGGGAAGCCGTTCACCAAATAAACCTAAAACACCTGCTACAGGCCGCCCAATACTATGATTCGGGTGTCAAGAAAAGATCATTCGGTATTGACAAATTGGTCCTACGGGAGTTAGCTGCATCCATGCCAACAAGACAAGTGAAACTTCAGCCAAACTGGGAAGGACCTTACAAAGTGGTTGAGGTCGTTCATCCCGAAACTTACAAGTTGGAAACGATGGCCGGAAAAATTGTCAAGAACACTTGGCATGCTAGACGCTTTCAAAAATTTTATCAgtaagaatttttttttttatttcttattGTACTTCATTCTGAATTCTATGTGAAAAGTGTAGGGACTTAATGATTAATAAAAATGCACTTTCTTCGCGTAAATTTATTACTTGAAATTACGAGACAAATTGAAGCGGGCGAATGAGTATTATCTAGGGGTGACCCCGAAGAAGATTAACCCTTCGCCCACCATATTTGATTTACTTAGAATGAAAGGGCGAATGAATATTATCTAGGGGAATCCTAGGAAGAATAATATCCTTCACCCTATAACTTCTATAATATTATAACTTAGATGGACACAGTAAGGACGAATGAAGAATAGTCTAAGGGAAATCTTAGAAGAAGACATTATCTTCGTCCTTCCCTTATGATTTATGTTCATTATAAAAGAACATTgaagtgaagaaatgaagaaggTATTGTCTAAGGGTGATCCCGAAGAACACAAGACCTTCGTTCTCAAcctaaaattttattaaaaaaatcttTGCAAGTAAACCTTGAGAGCAAGGAAGGTCTTGTCTAAGGCCGATCCCGAAGAAATGAGCCCTTCCCCTCCTGGGATAAATCTAACACTTAAAGTTTCACCTAAATTTTTCTAAGTACAGTTTTTGCTCGATGGAACGAAGGACGACTCACCTAGGGGAAACCCAAAGAAGGCTATCCCCTTCTTCCTTCGCCCAAAAAGAAGGAATATCTTCAGTGTGAATGGCCCAAGGTCTACCTTCGGACTCACGACTCGCCCCCTTAACACTTGGGGCCGAAGATAAACATTGCATAAAAAACCGCTAAAGAAAAAATTTTAACCGAAGATGCAGGAATACTATGCAAAAACTGTTAAGGCAAAAAATAAAGCCAAAGATATAATACGAATAAAAATAACAAAATGCTGACGAAAGAAAGAtgcatttaaaaaattaattttttgcCCAAAGGCGAGTTAAGTTACAAAGCAAGGTCCGAAGGCAAGAGTATCTAATACAAATAAAAAGTACAAGTCAAAAAATCTATGACTGAAGGTCTTCATATGATAGCTCTTCGTCTTCTCCAGAAGAGACTATAAGAGCTTTTACCGTTGGACGACCAATAGGATCCTCTAGGCTATCATCCAGTAGCTGCTTATAATCCCAGCCAAGTATGTGAACCTTCTCCAGGACAAAGTCGGCGTCAAACTGGAAACCACGCTCCTCCGTCTGGTTCAGCTGCTTCTTTATCTTCCGAAGCTCCTTTCAGGACTTCTTCAGCTGGGCGTTCCGGTGGCTGATTTGCCTGTTCGCCTTGGCCGGGTCCCCCTCCAGCTTCTACTTATCATTTTGCAGCAGCTTGGCTTGGCCGACTAGCACCTCATTCGGGAATTGAACCCTCCCAAGCTCCTCCTCGGCCGCATTAGCCCTTCACTTCAGCTCCTTTACTTCAGCCATTCTGCCCTCCATATCTCGGACCTTGTCCTCCATAGCAGCGGCCCAAGGAGTGACCTACAAAAAATATACAAGGCAAAAAATATGTTAGATAACCGAAGGataaaagaagaagaagaactAAACAAAAAAGAGCAAAATAAATACTTACAAGAGATAAGAAGGACATCAGCTCCGTGCAAGCTTTAGTCGGAGAGGCCACCACGAAAGAAGCCTGGTTAGCCGAAAGATGAAGACCGTGACAGAGGTTCGAGGCCACGTCCTTTGTAGCCAGCCTCGCCGGGTACACCGTATGGTCAGTTGTCAGAAAGGCCCACTTAAGGACAAACGTTTAACGACCCCATCCCGACTCCGGAGCCGCTTGGAGGGGCCTCCCTCGCCCACACACTCCAGGTCATCCCCATGGCTGTCCTTAGTAGCCGGAGAGGCCTGATGAAATGGGATGGCCCTCTCAGCCTCATTCTCCTCCTCCTCCGTAGCCGAAGGGTCTAGGATAATCTTTTTTTTTTGCTATCCTGGCCTTCTCTACTTTCTCCGCAGCCATCTTCTCGACTGCCTTAGCCTTCTTCCTTTCGATGAGGGCTTCCCTGTAAGACACTGAAAATAAAGGAAGACGGGAGAAAGGTCAGTCCAAGCAATTACTGCGAAAATACTAAGTACACAATGCTTAAAGGCAAAACTGAAGAAAAAAATAGGTATGTAAAAAGAAAGGAAAGACAAGGAAAAAGGCTGTTACCCCCACCCCACAAACTGAGGAGCCAATCCTTGTCTCGGAACTCTTTGGGACCCAGCTTGTCTACCTTCGCATCCACCAAGGCTGCCTACAAATCATTCTCCTCATCGCTCAAATTCGGAATCAGAAGAGCCAAAGGATTGACCTCGAACCACACTGAAAGCTCGGGAAGCTTCGGTCCACTAATGAAGTACTAGTGCGTGTGGGTGGTCTTATTGCTGGAGTTGGTGGTCATCCAGTCTGCTCGTCCGGCCTGAAGGGAGATGTTGTAAAAACTCGGGCTCTTAGGGTTCCTTCAAAAATCGTAGTGGAACCAGAAGAGCCGGATGAGTGACTGAACCCCAGCATGGAGGCACCGGTTATGGAAGCAGTTGATATGGATTCGGGTTCATCTACCCCAGGAGATCCTCATCTGACTGAAGATACGCCTGAGAATCTTTAACAAATGGACTCGGAAGCCACACTTGAATGATGCTTCAGAAATACCCACTGCACAATCTCTATAGCCCTTTGGCACGCCCGGAGTGTCGTAGATCCGCTCGTCCCTTTTGGTAGCATACAACCAGATGTAACCCCGTGGGACAGAATAATCGAAATACATCCGCCCCACTCTCTCTCCTTCAAAAGCTCCGAACGGTTGTTGGCCACTGGGTACGCCGCTAACGAGCCGAAAAGATCCCTCCCAGTTCAGTCGACCCGAGAGGTGGAAGTCCCCACAAGAGTGTTCACTCGGTTCATATCCATGTATCCAAAAATAAAGAGATAATTTAGTCCACGTACTCGGATAAATGACaaagaaaaaaattgaaaggACGAGGGACCGAGTACATGTCCTGTGACCGAACGAACGACAAATAGAGAAAATGGCCAGAGTCGACTCCTGAAGGATGTTCTATAGACAAGGTTTCCCGAAGGAAGTTCTTTCCCACAGAACCCTTCATATGCCATCTTTAAAATGAACaggaaagaaaaaagaaaaaatcaAGCACCCTGGGCCGGCTCCCGAAGATTGTTCGGCAGCCAAAAACCCCGAAGAGAGTTCTTGCCCAAGATCACATCGCATGCCCTCTTTAAACCCATTGGGTTCCCCTAAAAAGGAAAACAACCCAGGAAAATGTCTACTATCTACCCAGAAAAACACCATGTACACAAACAACGCAAACCCAAAAGAAGAAAACCAGAAAAGATCCAATGAAAGCGTGGTAAATAAACTAAGATAAATTAGGTCtgaaataactgaataaatatCACAAAGTACGTTcacaagagtattaggttcaaacactaaagaaaataagcatccaagattacaaatTAAGCAAAGAATTACAAGTAAAAACTAGCTCTTATTCTCCTTTGTTGAATTTGTGCTATTAGATCTTCTTCATGCTCTCTCCTTACTCACCATTATAAAAAAACGTCTTTTTGGAGTCTTTAAATACCATCACATCCAATCAGAAGTCCAGCATAACAATCTTCTATTAGAAATAGGATTCTTTAAAATCGACCTAGTGGGGCCGCCGTGAGATCCCGCGCGGCCGCTCTGAGTATGGCGCGACCGCTCCCAAATGTAGCGCGTCCGCCCTGTGCTTCTGGAAAAACTGTATTTTCTTGCTTTCTTGACTTCTCTTGCTGGTTTCTTTCGCGCAATCGACCGAGGCTCTATCCCAACACTCTTCTAGCATAGAAACAATGTAATATCCATCCCTTCTTCCCaatatgccctgaaatgcaaaacactaaaaaaatacatcaaaaacacacataacttgagtacaaaacaccaattcgagcctttacgaagcgttctaagtagacataaatgccacttaacacacccccaaacttgaatcgatgtttgtcccCAAGTATAACAGACtaaaaaacaagaaataaaatgcatgaatgcatgaatgcaatgatcccctcagaataactaaaccaaccaataaacaacatctcaacaaatgtaaTTATTCACACAGTGTTCAATAAAATCCtacaaatcaactcacaagccaGAAATGTATGTGTGTGCATTTCTTTAACAGATAAACTCTCGAAACTAAATCAATAATCAaaactcactactcatcaagacaatcacaaggttataaacagaataaatgataaactcaaaatgactgacaacacttcaattttatcgaagttatacaaggattcatgcttttattgataacacatagAAACACAACATGCTTATTTGATCGGGCAATGAGTGAGGTCgacaaaagacttatgcaataatacccatgtagcgagcgttagatTAGAGGATCCCAGTCTAAAAAGCCTTatgtcactaggcacaaagtcccctggaacttaataactcgagtattaaagagcccactcgtcatcaattatgcataacacatatttttttcttttttttcttttttcctttttttctttttttcaataatttctgaacgagtgcgtttcgctccatctcgctcaaccctagactactcatatagatatgagtcggctactagccatttgacacctagccataacTGCCACTGATatccaatatttttctccaattttaaaaatccatgttatttcgtcactaagagaataacataaattctagacataaacaagtgattaaaccttaataaataaacaagtcatgatcatgatctagcactcaagcaacctataagacttattAAAAATTTTCTTGCTTCTAGCATGCTAATCAATTCGTTAAGACTTAACATTTctctatacgacatcactacactcgaatcaacatcaaaaatcaatcggaaaagctacctaagggatcatgatataatgccattgtaacatactaacatgataacaaatatgcaaaaaaaacaaaaacaaataactacatgacaaatatgcaaactctatgaactaaactatcatgaatatgcatctatatgaactcacacacaaatattcctcaactaccagccccaaacttaaaaatttcactgtcctcagtgatGGTAATAGGAAGGAATCAAGGCATGCCTACTTGGAATCAGAATGATCATCACCCTCcgcgggtggagtgtcaggaggcagGTACACAAAATTCTCTCCAAAAACTGGTTACTGTATGTCAATCCCCGTGGCTCTAAAAGCTGTACCCATATCCTGAGTAAGATCCTGCGGAAACCTGCTCTTGGATGTCATATATCACATCCATCCGCCTCGTCAAACTCCTATACTATGCCGAGCCTAAATTAGCACTATCTTATGCCTCCTGCTGCTGTTACTGCGAAGAACCGGCCTCACCCATCTGATGTCTCCACGCTGCTCTACGTGCCTGAGTCGAACTACCAGCATATGTCTGATCGGCTTGCTGGCCATCTGGCAAATAGTCATATGTGTACCCAAGTTTTCTCATCAGCCTTCCCACCAAACCACTCATGCATTACTGCGATCGTAGAACTGTCGATGGGGGCGCTCGGTAACTGAagctgctcgtgtgcgggccaatgaactcccaccaCAACACAAAGCTTGGTCACAATCGAGGCATAAAGTATAGATCCCGTAGTGCTTCCACGCAAAAATCCTCAAAATACCCTGATAAATAATGGAaccgagatccacataatctccctgtAAAATTCCCCATAATAAATTTACACGATccacatcatgcacatgagaagaaggcatgatgttcgcacaaataaaagcattccaagCATGAGAAATCATGTTCATGCATGAAGCGGGGAAATTGACATACTCGTTCGATCCCCTCTTATTAACCCACTCCTCCTGAGTAGGCTGTCTCTCCGGTTGGTTGATCACCCTCTGAAT is a genomic window containing:
- the LOC141714405 gene encoding uncharacterized protein LOC141714405: MDRGAALGFIGLPKNSQIIDRGNSFRLAYGIDALVPVEVGLESYPTKVYNVEVNDFGTRANVDFLEEEREAVHQINLKHLLQAAQYYDSGVKKRSFGIDKLVLRELAASMPTRQVKLQPNWEGPYKVVEVVHPETYKLETMAGKIVKNTWHARRFQKFYQ